Part of the Deltaproteobacteria bacterium genome, TTACGAAGAAGATCACTCAGGCGATAAAAGAAAAGCGGGTGATCGACTGGACGGAAAAGGAGGACATTCAAAGAGAAATGCGCAGGGAAGTCAAAAGACTTTTAAGGGCGAAGGGCTGTAAAGAAGACCAGGTAGAGCCACTGACCCGGGAGATTTTGAATCTGGCCCGGATCCATTTGAGAGACGTCTAAAGATGAACAACATCCAATACGGAAATAAAAAGATAGCCTTTGAGATAATAAGAGGAAACCGAGAAAAGACGGTAGCCATTTATGTTAATTCCCCAGCAGGAGTGGTTGTTCGATCTCCGGAATTGATAGGGGAAGAAACAATTAAAAAATTGATTCAAAAGCGAGCTGCTTGGATTGTTAAAAGGCAGGAACTTCTTA contains:
- a CDS encoding DUF3387 domain-containing protein, giving the protein TKKITQAIKEKRVIDWTEKEDIQREMRREVKRLLRAKGCKEDQVEPLTREILNLARIHLRDV